TCTCTTTTGTTAAGTGGATTTGCAAGCTTGCTGGCAAGTTCAAACCCAAGTATCCACATGTTTTGAAGAGCTTTGTTCCTGAAATGGTATTTGCCATACTGAAACTGCGTCCAATACCCAATAGAATATTCCTTTACAGGATATTTTTTTTCAATCAGGCCGTTCAGGGTTTCAAACGGACTTTCGTAACCGGCCTGCCAGATTCCCTTATTCTCTGCAATGCTTTTCATCTTAAGATAATATTTTCCGCAAACGCAGGGGTTGAAAAGAACCACAAACCCTCCGGGCCTTGCTATCCTGACCATCTCGCTTATTGCTTTTTTCTGCTGCTCGCGCTTAAAATGCTCAATTACTCCTGCGTTCCACACAAGATCAAAGCTATTGCTCTTCAAAGGAAGGCTCATTATTGATGCCTGTATAAACTGAGCTTTCAGCCCATAGAGATTTTTCTTTGATAGGTCTATGGCCTCTGGAGAAATGTCTATCAGGGTAACATTTGCCCCGTTTTTTGCGAGCTGTTTTGATATCAGTCCGGTTCCTGAGCCGCACTCGGCAATATTTTTTCCTTGGAGATTACTTTGGCAGATGCCAAGGAGATTATCAAAAATCAGCTTGCTTGAGTTTGGTAGCGGAAATAGCCGGAAAAACGCTTTTTCCAGTTTTTGGTTTAGCTTTGTTGATCTATTATGACCTCTCCAGATCCCATCCCAGTTTTCTGAAACCTCTTTAAGATGCCGGTCCATATTCATTTAAAATCCGCTATTGCATTGACAATAATCTTTGATGGGCTTTTCTTGCAATGGTTTTTTACTTGCTTGAATGAGTGGTAATTTTTGACAAAGTCCATAAGTACATTGCGGTTGTAATTTGAAATTACCGTATTCTTTCCGAGCCCTTCAAACCTCTCGGTCTTGCTTCTCATGAGAAGGCAGGGCTTTCCAAGGTAGGAGCATTCCTCCTGGTTGCTTCCTCCATCGGTTATGACAAACTCGGCATTCCAGACAAGCTTTATGAACCTGAAATAATCATAGCGCGGCCTTAATTCAATGTTTGGATTTTTCTTAATCCTCCCATAAATGCCGTATTTTTTGAGCCTTTCCCTAGTGGGCTTATGGAGTATGAACAAGAGCCTTATGTTTTTGGACAGCTCTTCCATGCTCCTAACTATCTCATCAAGCCTTTTTTCGCTTGAAATATTTTCATACCTGTGAATCGAGACGAGGCCATATTTTTCGCCAGGAATGTCCACATTTATCTTATTTTGGTTCCTGACTGCCAACATGAGGGCGTCATAGAGTGTGTTGTGGCGGGTGTTTATTTTTTTGCCGCCATATTTTTTCGAGTTATTCATCGCGGCTTCATCCTGGCAAAAATGATAGTCAACCATTCTTGAAACAATCCTTCGGGTTATCTCTTCCGGGAAAGGGTTCCAGATATCGTTTGACCTAAGCCCTGCTTCGACATATCCTACTTTGAGGCCTGACATCTTTGCCATCATCGCGCCTAAAAGCGCGGAGAAGGCGTCACCATGCACAAGGACAATTCCATTTTTGCTTGGGAATATCTTTTTTTTGTTTCTTGCCGTGTGGACAAGGCATTTTACTGACCAGGAGGCCATCTGAAAGACCTGGGTAATGTCTTTTCCTTTATAGAGTGTATAATCCGGCCTTCTAAGGCCAAAAACGTCTATTAGCTCTTTTATGGTTTCCTTGTGCTGTCCGGTGAAAATAAACCTATATTTGATATTCTGCTTGTTTAGCTCAACCATTATTGGCGCCATTTTTATGAGCTGGGCCTTGCTTCCTAGGGTAATATAAATCATCTTTTTCCGTACCTCTCAAGCTTTTGCCGGTACAAAATATCTTCCTGCAAAATCCGCTGCCTGACAAACATGTCGGCGAGTATACCAAATGTTAGGGTGATGAGGGATGTCAGGAAAAGAAATCCGGCGAGCATTGCTGAGCCAAGCACTCCTGTGAAATGCCCGGTCTGCAGGTAGTAAAACATGGCCCATGCAAAAGGAAACAATGCCACAATAAATACCGCCAGGGACAGAGCCCCGAAAATAAGGATTGGGTGTGTGTCAGTGTATTTTCTAAGGACTATCGAAATTGCCTTGAGGCCGTAGAGGTACCAGGTTTTTACCACTTTTGATTTTCCGGTTTTTCTCTTTTCTGCCACTATTGGTATTTCGGTTATTCTGAAGCATCCGTTGGCTGCACGTATTATGAACTCCTGAGTGTAAGTGAATTTTCCGAAAAGAACTGTCCTGAGGGCAACCTCCCTGGTGAACGCCCTAAAGCCGCATTGTGTGTCGGTCAGGTCTGCCCCGGAGATTTTTCTCGTAAGCCAGGAAAAGAGGAGGTTTCCTGCTTTTTTCATGAAGGGCATTTCAGGGTTCTTGCCAAGAAACCGTGAGCCAATGACTACGTCGGTTTTTTCTTTGAGAATGGGCTCTATCAGCCGCGGAATGTCCTTTGCGCTGAACTGGCCGTCAGCGTCAGTGTTTATGATAATGTCTGCGCCCATCTCCAGCGCATTTTCAAGGCCAGTGTTGAAGGCCGAGCCCACACCACGGTTTTTTCTGTGAACCGCTATCCTACTAGCACCTGCTTTTTTCGCTGCCTTGGCAGTATCATCAGCCGAGCCATCATCTATGACCAAAATTTCAACCTTATCAATGCCTTCAATTTTGCGTGGTATCGCTCTGATCACTTTTCTAATGGATTCTTCCTCGTTAAACGCAGGAATCATCACTACAAGCTTCATAATTATCTGAGGTTATTTAGTTATGAACCTTACCAGTATCAGGGAAATTTCCTTGAACTTTTTTCTTCTTTCGCTTTTGTCATTTTTTGGCTATCTGGTTGCCCGTGAATTTTTACCGCTGGCTTATCCAGGCATGGTAGAAAAG
This genomic interval from Candidatus Aenigmatarchaeota archaeon contains the following:
- a CDS encoding UDP-N-acetylglucosamine 2-epimerase; translation: MIYITLGSKAQLIKMAPIMVELNKQNIKYRFIFTGQHKETIKELIDVFGLRRPDYTLYKGKDITQVFQMASWSVKCLVHTARNKKKIFPSKNGIVLVHGDAFSALLGAMMAKMSGLKVGYVEAGLRSNDIWNPFPEEITRRIVSRMVDYHFCQDEAAMNNSKKYGGKKINTRHNTLYDALMLAVRNQNKINVDIPGEKYGLVSIHRYENISSEKRLDEIVRSMEELSKNIRLLFILHKPTRERLKKYGIYGRIKKNPNIELRPRYDYFRFIKLVWNAEFVITDGGSNQEECSYLGKPCLLMRSKTERFEGLGKNTVISNYNRNVLMDFVKNYHSFKQVKNHCKKSPSKIIVNAIADFK
- a CDS encoding glycosyltransferase family 2 protein translates to MKLVVMIPAFNEEESIRKVIRAIPRKIEGIDKVEILVIDDGSADDTAKAAKKAGASRIAVHRKNRGVGSAFNTGLENALEMGADIIINTDADGQFSAKDIPRLIEPILKEKTDVVIGSRFLGKNPEMPFMKKAGNLLFSWLTRKISGADLTDTQCGFRAFTREVALRTVLFGKFTYTQEFIIRAANGCFRITEIPIVAEKRKTGKSKVVKTWYLYGLKAISIVLRKYTDTHPILIFGALSLAVFIVALFPFAWAMFYYLQTGHFTGVLGSAMLAGFLFLTSLITLTFGILADMFVRQRILQEDILYRQKLERYGKR
- a CDS encoding class I SAM-dependent methyltransferase, with the translated sequence MDRHLKEVSENWDGIWRGHNRSTKLNQKLEKAFFRLFPLPNSSKLIFDNLLGICQSNLQGKNIAECGSGTGLISKQLAKNGANVTLIDISPEAIDLSKKNLYGLKAQFIQASIMSLPLKSNSFDLVWNAGVIEHFKREQQKKAISEMVRIARPGGFVVLFNPCVCGKYYLKMKSIAENKGIWQAGYESPFETLNGLIEKKYPVKEYSIGYWTQFQYGKYHFRNKALQNMWILGFELASKLANPLNKREGYFLVTIVEKS